Proteins from a single region of Chromobacterium sp. ATCC 53434:
- a CDS encoding DUF3761 domain-containing protein: MRLAIVALAALLAVQPVFAKTPSQTDNDTPNESQLVEHGSYRNSDGQEVHSPAHSKTGKAPAGASAKCRDGTYSFSTHRRGTCSHHGGVAAWL, encoded by the coding sequence ATGCGCCTCGCCATTGTCGCCCTTGCCGCGTTGCTGGCCGTTCAGCCGGTCTTCGCGAAAACTCCAAGCCAGACCGATAACGACACGCCGAACGAGTCCCAGCTGGTCGAGCACGGCAGCTACAGGAATTCGGACGGTCAGGAAGTGCACAGTCCGGCGCACTCCAAGACCGGCAAGGCGCCGGCGGGCGCCTCGGCCAAGTGCCGGGACGGCACCTACAGCTTCAGCACCCACAGGCGCGGCACCTGCTCGCATCACGGCGGCGTGGCCGCCTGGCTGTAG
- a CDS encoding YicC/YloC family endoribonuclease yields MILSMTGFAAATREFPGGMLSLEVRAVNHRYLDVQMRLPEELRIIEPQLREQIAARVTRGKLECRVGLNQVDSAAPTLELNHALLDRLLEVSRDVQQRCGDGKGLSVGELMRWPGVLKSNELAPEVLHQLCLDALQTALADFNASRGREGEKLKAVLIEKIEAMEAIVAAIKPKLPQILDNYMAKLSGRLQEALGSVDEDRLKQEFALFAQKIDVDEELSRLTTHLSEVRRILKSGGQSGKRLDFLMQELNREANTLGSKSVSTDTTQASVELKVLIEQMREQIQNIE; encoded by the coding sequence ATGATACTGAGCATGACCGGCTTTGCCGCCGCCACCCGGGAATTCCCTGGTGGCATGTTGAGCCTGGAGGTCCGAGCGGTCAATCACCGCTACCTCGACGTGCAGATGCGCCTGCCGGAAGAGTTGCGCATCATCGAACCGCAGCTGCGCGAGCAGATCGCCGCCCGCGTCACCCGCGGCAAACTGGAATGCCGCGTCGGCCTCAATCAGGTGGACAGCGCCGCCCCGACGCTGGAATTGAACCACGCCCTTCTCGACCGTCTGCTGGAAGTCTCCCGCGACGTGCAGCAGCGCTGCGGCGACGGCAAGGGCCTGTCGGTCGGCGAACTGATGCGCTGGCCCGGCGTGCTGAAAAGCAACGAACTGGCGCCCGAGGTCCTGCACCAGCTGTGCCTGGACGCGCTGCAGACCGCGCTGGCCGACTTCAACGCCTCGCGCGGCCGCGAAGGCGAGAAGCTGAAAGCGGTGCTGATCGAAAAGATAGAGGCGATGGAAGCCATCGTCGCCGCGATCAAGCCCAAGCTGCCGCAAATCCTCGACAACTATATGGCCAAGCTGTCCGGCCGGCTGCAAGAGGCACTGGGCAGCGTCGACGAGGACAGGCTGAAGCAGGAATTCGCGCTGTTCGCGCAGAAGATAGACGTCGACGAGGAACTGTCGCGGCTGACCACCCACCTGTCCGAAGTGCGCCGCATCCTGAAGTCGGGCGGCCAGTCCGGCAAGCGGCTGGACTTCCTGATGCAGGAGCTGAACCGCGAAGCCAACACGCTGGGTTCCAAATCGGTCTCCACCGACACCACCCAGGCCTCGGTGGAACTGAAGGTGCTGATCGAGCAGATGCGCGAGCAGATCCAGAACATCGAGTAA
- a CDS encoding DUF3761 domain-containing protein, with translation MRAIAMMAGAAAALLLALSAPPAQAQRVTGSTNLVTGDGAAGHGDRTVRARSKPAGATARCRDGSYSHSRRGACVGHRGVAKRYR, from the coding sequence ATGCGTGCAATCGCGATGATGGCGGGCGCCGCCGCCGCGCTGCTGCTGGCGCTGTCCGCGCCGCCGGCCCAGGCTCAACGGGTGACCGGATCGACCAATCTGGTGACCGGCGACGGCGCCGCCGGCCACGGCGACCGGACGGTCCGTGCCAGATCCAAGCCGGCTGGCGCCACGGCGCGCTGCCGGGACGGCAGCTATAGCCATAGCCGCCGCGGCGCTTGCGTCGGCCACCGCGGCGTCGCCAAGCGTTATCGCTAG
- a CDS encoding methyl-accepting chemotaxis protein → MFYQLTVRQKLFIGFGALLAMLLIVVCVAMFKMESLQQKTRDITGNRYPKVVLVNRITTTTLDIGRGVRNAIIAPEPQMIEAEIDKVEKLRALNSEDMAALEKLIATPQGRVLMDKVKETRAVLKQQYEPMYKLARTGKGAPAYAFLKQHFAVANNAFMTALKDLAKYQGDRMLEAVQDGQNSYDQARNLMITITLLALALGAMAAWLISRMITTPLQHSVELVHQIKQGDLSGVDETLPLARDEAIIIARDIQEMRKGLREVVSSIQQNAHNVSSAARELSSMSKEVANGAQRQSEATTSAAATIEQLTVSINHVADNADQASDQARAAGEMASRGGHNVQASVGQIGTVSQSVASTSEQMQSLTDEVQRIGNIITVIRDVADQTNLLALNAAIEAARAGEMGRGFAVVADEVRKLAERTTSSAQEITQMIGSIQQNAHRVVDSMAGSLTSVEAVSGSANEASMSMHEIENNTQSIVGTIASITSSLSEQRAASLTLAQSMEQVSQMAESNSATVEELATTSGELNSLSQSLQHVTSRFKL, encoded by the coding sequence ATGTTTTATCAGCTGACGGTCAGGCAGAAACTCTTTATCGGATTCGGCGCATTGCTGGCGATGCTGCTGATCGTCGTCTGCGTGGCGATGTTCAAGATGGAAAGCCTGCAGCAGAAAACCCGCGACATCACCGGCAACCGCTACCCGAAGGTGGTGCTGGTCAACCGCATCACGACGACCACGCTGGATATCGGCCGCGGCGTGCGCAACGCCATCATCGCGCCGGAGCCGCAGATGATAGAGGCGGAGATCGACAAGGTCGAAAAACTGCGCGCGCTCAACTCAGAGGACATGGCGGCGCTGGAGAAGCTGATCGCGACGCCGCAGGGCCGCGTGCTGATGGACAAGGTCAAAGAGACCCGCGCCGTGCTCAAGCAGCAATACGAACCGATGTACAAACTGGCCCGCACCGGCAAGGGCGCGCCCGCCTATGCGTTTCTGAAGCAGCACTTCGCGGTGGCCAACAACGCCTTCATGACGGCGCTGAAGGATCTGGCCAAATACCAGGGCGACCGGATGCTGGAGGCGGTGCAGGACGGCCAGAACAGCTATGACCAGGCCCGCAATCTGATGATCACGATCACGCTGCTGGCGCTGGCGCTGGGCGCGATGGCCGCCTGGCTGATCTCCCGGATGATCACCACGCCGCTGCAGCACTCGGTGGAACTGGTGCATCAGATCAAGCAGGGGGATCTGTCCGGCGTCGACGAGACGCTGCCGCTCGCCCGCGACGAGGCCATCATCATCGCCCGCGACATCCAGGAGATGCGCAAGGGACTGCGCGAAGTGGTGTCCAGCATCCAGCAGAACGCGCACAATGTATCCAGCGCCGCGCGCGAGTTGTCCAGCATGTCGAAAGAGGTCGCCAACGGCGCGCAACGCCAGTCCGAGGCCACCACCTCGGCCGCCGCCACCATCGAGCAATTGACCGTCAGCATCAACCATGTGGCCGACAACGCCGACCAGGCTTCCGACCAGGCCCGCGCCGCCGGAGAGATGGCCAGCCGCGGCGGCCACAATGTGCAGGCCTCGGTGGGCCAGATCGGCACCGTGTCGCAGTCGGTCGCCAGCACCTCGGAACAGATGCAGTCTCTGACCGACGAGGTTCAGCGCATCGGCAACATCATCACCGTGATCCGCGATGTGGCCGACCAGACCAATCTATTGGCCTTGAACGCGGCGATCGAGGCGGCGCGCGCCGGCGAAATGGGCCGCGGCTTCGCCGTGGTGGCCGACGAAGTCAGAAAACTCGCCGAGCGCACCACCAGCTCGGCCCAGGAAATCACCCAGATGATAGGCTCCATCCAACAGAACGCCCATCGGGTGGTGGACAGCATGGCCGGCAGCCTGACCAGCGTGGAAGCGGTGTCGGGCAGCGCCAACGAGGCCAGCATGTCGATGCATGAAATCGAGAACAACACCCAGTCCATCGTCGGCACGATAGCCAGCATCACCTCCAGCCTGTCGGAGCAACGCGCCGCCAGCCTGACCCTGGCGCAAAGCATGGAGCAGGTGTCGCAGATGGCGGAATCCAACAGCGCCACGGTGGAAGAGCTGGCCACCACCTCCGGCGAGTTGAACTCGCTGTCGCAAAGCCTGCAGCACGTCACCTCCCGCTTCAAGCTGTGA